The sequence below is a genomic window from Pelecanus crispus isolate bPelCri1 chromosome 10, bPelCri1.pri, whole genome shotgun sequence.
CGAGACCTCATTATGTGTATTTTGGTGATGGGATGACAATAGAGGTGTGGGAGACGGCTCTGAGTCACCCTCGCaggcccggcggccccggccccattggcggggccgggccgggccgggccgggccgggcgggtggGGGTCGCCGAGCCGGGGCGGAGGGCTCATAAGGCAGGGAGCGGCCTGGGCCGCCCCACCGCCCGCCGACCTCGTCCCGCATGGAGCTCGCCagcctgccccccagccccggccccaccgGTAAGCCTCCCCGGGgtgcggccggggccggggagggcagggcgggcggcggcggcggagcggggcccggcgcccCTGACCGCCGCTCCCCTCTGCCCGCAGGCGAGGCCCGGGCGCGGCCCGGCGCCCCTGACCGCCGCTCCCCTCTGCCCGCAGGCGAGGCCCGGGCGCGGCCCGGCGCCCCTGACCGCCGCTCCCCTCTGCCCGCAGGCGAGGCCCGGGCGCGGCCCGGCGCCCCTGACCGCCGCTCCCCTCTGCCCGCAGGCGAGGCCCGGGCGCGGCCCGGCGCAGGGCGGGAGAGCGGCCGGCGGAAGCGCACCACCTTCAGCAAggcccagctggagctgctggtccGCGCCTTCGAGAAGGACCCCTACCCCGGCATCGCCCTGCGGGAGCAGCTCTCCGGCCTCACCGACATCCCCGAGTCCAGGATCCAGGTGAgaggggcgggaggggccggcggggcggcttcccgcggccgggccgggcgctcACTCTCTGCCGGCCTCGCAGGTGTGGTTCCAGAACAGGAGAGCCCGGCAGCTGAACCACAAGAAGAGCGAagccgccgcctgcccccggccGGCCTGCGGCAAGCAGAAGCCGACCCGCTGCGGCGGCTGCTGCCAGGAGCGGCCCCGGACGGcgcaggggccggggccagagcggggccgccccccgccgcagcccggccTACCGGGGGGGAACCAGGGCTTCCCCGGTCAGCCGTCGGCCTGCTCGGGGCAGCCCTGCTCGAGGCTCGATGCTCATTTCAGAAGCTTGGATAACGCTTTCGGAGCCCCGGGTCAGACCCCAGCGCACTTGGGTTTGGACTGCGCGGGCAAAGGGGTCCCGCTCGCTGCGGGAAGCACCCCCCAGCTCTCGCTCCCTGCGCAGCAGCCGCAGGAGTATCCGTACCTGAAGAAGGCTTTCCCTGAAAGCTACTACTCAGATGCAGATGTTCTCCAGTCTCGTACAGAAGATTACCAGCACCTGGCAGCTAAAGAGAACATGTATAGGAGGCCTGTCTTAAACTACTCGAATGCTAACCAGGGCCTGGGCAATGAGCACTATTCGTATATCAAGCCAAACACTTCTCCCGTTGGGAAGGGCTCCACTTTCAATTACGGTGAAGGGGAATCTAAGCTTGAGCTCGAGCAGATGAGGCACTGTCCACCTCTGGTTGCGGCTAGTCATGCTAGTCCTCCTTTGGTACTTCCAAAACATGAAGGGGGGTATCAAGGGACACTcgctgctccagccccatcgtacgggcagcagctgctggagacagTAAATGACTATGACCCTTATTGGCTGGGCGTGAGAAATGAGATTTTGGGAACTGGGTTAGATTCGCTGTTTGAGAATGAGCAAAATGGGGAGCTAGGTGGGCCAAGAAGTTACCTTTTTGCTTTTGGTGGCCAGACTTCAACCTGTCATTTGGGTCACACATGAAACTGACAGTGGGTCAGCTTGCccaatgaaaaattaatgtgatttttttgtttgattggcAGTGTTGTCCCAAGTGGCTAGAGGTTTTGCAGGTCTAAGTGTGGAGTGCTTGCTCTGAGTTTTGTGTGCTGTCtggaggggggaaggaagatACGCAAAGTTAGCAAGGGCCACAGGAGAATAACCTGCCGAGTGTGTGCTGCCTACCCACCCCATCCTACGGGAACTGTCACCAAGCTGCTTGCAGTATTCCTGCGTGCGTTTGGTTATCGGCAGCCTCACGTTAACTTGCACATACAGACTGATCTTCTTCACAAATACACCAGTACTGAAGATTTCTGTGTTCAGACTGTGCTGGATTAATTCTGCCAGGAGGCTTGGGACTATGGCATTGGTTTTGTGGCCTGACcgcactgattttttttttctattctggACAGAACTCACTTACTTTAACTTAAGAAATCTGTAGAAAACAGACTTATTTATAGCTTTTGGTGGAGAAAGCGTTAACATGAAAGGGGTACAGGCATGGGAAAAGCAGCCTTGGTGGTGGCAGGGGATGGCTCACTGGGTGTGTTTGCGGTTTAGGTGTGCTCCTGATAAAGAACACTGCTGGTCTTTTCCTAGATACTTAATGTAtagtgttttcatttaaaaatgaccATACGAGTAGCCTTTTAAAGGGCCATATTTTTGTGATTtccttttgtatattttttttaaattgtctccctccccccgcccccccaattATAGTTTTTGATTTGCCAAATGAAGGTTTTTTACCTGGGTGATAATGAACTTGTAAAACTGCACtcgcaggaaaaaaaaaattgtgttccATCTTTGCATTCGCACATTGAGCCTATTTTTTGACTTCTCAAGATCCATGGCCGTCTGGAAGACCACTGTAATCATGGAAGTGTTCTTCACGTGTATCTCTGGAGAGCTGCCATGGTTGTGTATTAAAGCAGTATCAGGCCTACTAGGATGCTACAAACTATACATGCAAatccttttctgtgtttaaaacgTGGCTCTGGAATATTTTAAGTATGCCTAGATTTTAATACATTTGTTATTAACTTAATTTGTTTATAGAACAAGAGAAACATAATAAACGCAGaccattattttattaataaagttGATATCTCTGTG
It includes:
- the LOC142594497 gene encoding uncharacterized protein LOC142594497 gives rise to the protein MELASLPPSPGPTGKPPRGAAGAGEGRAGGGGGAGPGARARPGAPDRRSPLPAGEARARPGAGRESGRRKRTTFSKAQLELLVRAFEKDPYPGIALREQLSGLTDIPESRIQVWFQNRRARQLNHKKSEAAACPRPACGKQKPTRCGGCCQERPRTAQGPGPERGRPPPQPGLPGGNQGFPGQPSACSGQPCSRLDAHFRSLDNAFGAPGQTPAHLGLDCAGKGVPLAAGSTPQLSLPAQQPQEYPYLKKAFPESYYSDADVLQSRTEDYQHLAAKENMYRRPVLNYSNANQGLGNEHYSYIKPNTSPVGKGSTFNYGEGESKLELEQMRHCPPLVAASHASPPLVLPKHEGGYQGTLAAPAPSYGQQLLETVNDYDPYWLGVRNEILGTGLDSLFENEQNGELGGPRSYLFAFGGQTSTCHLGHT